Proteins from a single region of bacterium:
- a CDS encoding S41 family peptidase, with product MVVKKMLSKTLFGLIIALLAIGAAYSQLDKPTNDSIRCARRPALSPDGSKFAFVYKGDIWVVPSSGGRAFRLTDNVEQDTEPIFSPDGNWIAFTSYRNGNADIFVMPSTGGNPRQITFSGENETAADWSPDGKSILFIGSRDRPDVGFFITDIKTLKYRKIADDFYKVTCPSFSPDGKKLVISRKGRTWQRPRANGSAIGQVVVIDLATSKRQQLSKDERQHLWPKFLPDNKTVICMATGELTPSTRKLGEKPTKFVDNPLRTPNLWAFDFEGNSRQLTQFVGDSVRWPSVARNTGDIAFEYFDSIYLLKKGSKEPVKVTIYAPGDDKENTLRREVVRNGASDAQVSPDGKTIVFSSKSELWSIPVEKSKKRNADEATRLTNNPGYDGDFCWSKDSKKVFFVSDREGPLSLFELDIQTQAIKRMFKKEGDIFSPQVTPDGKRIAFFVTDEGIYTIPVEGGDAVKAVDRPEIGIKAEDKFAFSISPDSQWVAFTTLGEFGAIDVWIASLQDGKPFNITKYNNVHLQPVWSPDGKYLYFVGDHGGWGVFLVPLKREEATVEDIELKLDMPKDNAPVKVEIDFTDIELRVRRLTSQSSDNSLTVGADGTLYFISDGNTWSTSFDGKDTKRLTKDGDVTSLHVMPDGKKLILTKNGAIQTLSLDKNSLEQIAFAGNWQYDTLQVRMATLNQLWRGYNRSFYDENFQGRDWNAILKKYVDLLPWMGTRVEFGELLFSMLAELDASHAEAGAGGGEPTPPSTATLGFYFDYNYDGPGLRILEVPDGSPGSYEKTKLTPGEFVLEVNGHPVQTDENLFLMLNDYSGKDLELLVNSKPVKEGARKVTYKDPGGWGPVPYQNNMKRARMLVDERSGGRIAYLHIPSMGEDGLILFEREFYERVVGKDAAIIDVRFNGGGYVADTIVSYLAIKPYGYSTARHSKPIQTPVRSWAKPMAVVIAEPVFSDAELFTYLMKQTGLATIVGMPTSGSVIWTTGFPLLEGSGAGARLPIAGSYRLDGTTIENDGEKPDIYVDVTYEDWKAGRDPQLEAAVDVLMKKLQK from the coding sequence ATGGTAGTTAAAAAGATGCTCAGTAAGACTTTGTTTGGGTTGATAATTGCATTGCTTGCCATTGGAGCGGCTTATTCCCAATTAGATAAACCAACGAATGATTCTATAAGATGCGCTCGCAGGCCAGCGCTTAGTCCAGATGGGAGCAAATTCGCCTTTGTTTATAAAGGCGATATCTGGGTAGTGCCCTCTTCAGGCGGCCGTGCATTTCGGCTGACGGATAACGTCGAACAAGATACCGAGCCGATCTTCTCTCCCGATGGGAACTGGATTGCATTCACTTCCTATCGTAACGGAAACGCGGATATCTTTGTCATGCCCTCAACCGGTGGAAATCCGCGGCAAATTACTTTTAGCGGTGAAAATGAGACCGCAGCTGATTGGTCACCCGATGGCAAATCCATTCTCTTTATCGGCTCTCGTGATAGACCCGATGTGGGATTTTTCATTACCGATATCAAGACTCTCAAGTATCGTAAGATAGCTGACGATTTCTACAAAGTGACCTGCCCCTCTTTTTCGCCTGATGGTAAAAAGCTGGTGATTAGCCGCAAAGGCCGAACATGGCAACGACCCCGCGCTAACGGTTCAGCTATTGGGCAAGTGGTTGTTATTGATCTTGCAACCAGCAAGAGACAGCAGCTTTCAAAAGATGAGAGACAGCACCTTTGGCCGAAATTCTTACCCGATAACAAGACTGTCATCTGCATGGCAACAGGGGAACTTACTCCTTCCACCCGAAAGCTCGGCGAGAAACCGACTAAGTTTGTTGATAATCCTCTCCGAACCCCTAACCTATGGGCATTCGACTTCGAAGGCAATAGCCGCCAATTGACCCAGTTCGTCGGCGACTCTGTCCGATGGCCTTCAGTTGCTCGCAACACGGGGGATATAGCCTTTGAATACTTCGACAGCATTTATCTCCTAAAGAAAGGTTCTAAGGAACCCGTCAAGGTAACGATATATGCGCCCGGCGATGACAAGGAGAATACCCTTAGAAGAGAAGTCGTCAGGAATGGCGCTTCGGACGCGCAAGTCTCGCCTGATGGAAAAACTATCGTCTTCAGCAGTAAAAGCGAGCTTTGGAGCATCCCTGTCGAGAAGTCCAAAAAGCGCAATGCCGATGAGGCCACTCGCCTTACGAACAATCCCGGCTATGATGGCGATTTCTGCTGGTCAAAAGATAGCAAAAAGGTATTCTTCGTCTCCGATCGCGAAGGTCCTTTAAGTCTATTCGAGCTTGATATACAAACTCAGGCTATCAAGCGAATGTTTAAAAAGGAAGGCGATATCTTTAGCCCGCAAGTCACACCCGATGGCAAACGGATCGCATTCTTTGTGACAGACGAAGGGATTTATACGATACCGGTTGAAGGCGGAGATGCCGTTAAAGCGGTCGATCGTCCCGAGATAGGCATAAAAGCAGAAGATAAGTTCGCTTTCTCGATTTCACCTGATTCGCAATGGGTCGCCTTTACAACTTTAGGCGAATTTGGAGCTATTGACGTCTGGATCGCCTCCCTGCAAGACGGCAAACCCTTTAACATTACAAAATACAATAACGTCCACTTGCAACCGGTATGGTCACCTGATGGCAAGTATCTTTACTTCGTAGGAGATCATGGCGGATGGGGCGTCTTTTTGGTTCCTTTAAAGCGTGAGGAAGCGACGGTTGAGGACATCGAATTAAAGCTTGACATGCCCAAAGATAACGCGCCGGTTAAGGTCGAGATTGATTTTACCGATATCGAACTGCGCGTCAGAAGACTAACTTCGCAAAGCTCAGACAATAGCCTGACTGTCGGCGCCGACGGCACGCTATATTTCATCTCTGACGGCAACACCTGGTCAACTTCCTTTGATGGCAAAGACACAAAGCGCCTAACCAAAGACGGCGATGTCACTTCCCTTCACGTCATGCCGGATGGGAAAAAGCTGATTTTAACTAAGAACGGCGCTATTCAAACACTCAGTTTGGATAAGAACAGCCTTGAACAAATCGCTTTTGCCGGCAATTGGCAATATGACACCCTGCAAGTGCGCATGGCAACGCTCAACCAGCTATGGCGAGGCTATAACCGCAGCTTCTATGATGAAAATTTCCAAGGACGCGATTGGAATGCCATTCTAAAGAAATATGTAGACTTGCTACCTTGGATGGGGACGAGAGTTGAGTTCGGAGAACTGTTGTTTTCAATGCTTGCCGAACTCGATGCCTCCCATGCGGAAGCCGGCGCTGGTGGCGGCGAGCCAACTCCTCCCTCAACCGCAACGCTTGGGTTCTACTTTGATTACAACTACGATGGCCCTGGCCTTCGAATATTGGAAGTTCCTGATGGATCTCCTGGTTCATATGAGAAAACCAAGCTAACCCCCGGCGAATTCGTGCTCGAAGTCAACGGGCACCCGGTGCAGACTGATGAGAATCTATTCCTGATGCTTAACGACTACTCCGGCAAAGACTTGGAGCTGTTGGTCAATAGCAAGCCCGTCAAAGAAGGCGCGCGTAAAGTCACTTATAAAGATCCTGGCGGTTGGGGACCGGTCCCTTATCAGAACAATATGAAACGCGCCCGAATGCTAGTCGATGAGCGCAGCGGTGGTCGCATTGCTTATCTGCATATTCCATCAATGGGTGAAGACGGTCTTATACTCTTTGAACGTGAATTTTACGAACGAGTAGTAGGTAAGGATGCCGCTATTATTGATGTCCGCTTCAACGGCGGCGGTTATGTGGCGGACACTATCGTGAGCTATTTGGCGATTAAACCCTATGGCTATTCAACCGCTCGACACTCCAAACCTATACAAACTCCTGTTCGCTCATGGGCTAAACCGATGGCAGTGGTTATCGCCGAACCTGTCTTCTCGGATGCCGAGCTTTTCACCTATCTCATGAAGCAAACGGGATTGGCGACAATCGTTGGAATGCCGACATCTGGTTCAGTAATCTGGACAACCGGCTTCCCACTACTCGAGGGTTCAGGCGCAGGCGCTCGTTTACCGATTGCCGGTTCCTATCGACTAGACGGTACCACAATAGAAAATGACGGTGAAAAACCGGACATCTATGTCGACGTAACTTACGAGGATTGGAAAGCAGGCAGAGATCCACAGCTCGAAGCTGCTGTCGATGTCTTAATGAAGAAACTTCAAAAGTAA